One part of the Planctomycetota bacterium genome encodes these proteins:
- a CDS encoding DMT family transporter, giving the protein MSRARGYLLVLACAVLWSLGGLFVKVLRQPRFDMAPGAIACLRSAAAGLLLAWALPRLARAPRGLAIASGLAYTLVVGSFVFAVAGTTAANAIFLQYAYPVFVAVGAVWFFRERVGGRTVAALGLGLAGVAVILVGSWAPGQRVGLVCGFASSIAFAALALLQHAIQSGSPVALSALYNLMAAALLLPFAWGKLGGLSAEALLLVAAMGTIQLGIPYVLFIRGIRAVPATDAALLTLAEPILNPVWVWLAVGESPSASTLVGGGLILVALLVRFAHVAPRDSRRGVS; this is encoded by the coding sequence ATGTCCCGCGCCCGCGGCTACCTGCTCGTGCTCGCGTGCGCCGTGCTGTGGAGCCTGGGCGGCCTCTTCGTCAAGGTGCTGCGCCAGCCGCGCTTCGACATGGCCCCCGGCGCCATCGCGTGCCTGCGGAGCGCGGCGGCGGGCCTGCTGCTCGCCTGGGCGCTGCCGCGTCTGGCCCGGGCGCCCCGGGGGCTGGCCATTGCGTCGGGCCTCGCCTACACCCTGGTCGTGGGCAGCTTCGTGTTCGCCGTGGCGGGCACCACGGCGGCCAACGCCATCTTCCTCCAGTACGCCTATCCCGTCTTCGTCGCCGTAGGGGCCGTGTGGTTCTTCCGCGAGCGGGTCGGCGGGCGCACCGTGGCTGCGCTGGGCCTCGGCCTGGCCGGCGTGGCCGTGATCCTCGTGGGGTCGTGGGCGCCGGGGCAGCGCGTGGGGCTGGTCTGCGGCTTCGCCAGCTCGATTGCCTTCGCGGCGCTGGCCCTGCTCCAGCACGCCATCCAGAGCGGCAGCCCGGTCGCCCTCTCGGCCCTCTACAACCTCATGGCGGCTGCGCTCCTGCTGCCGTTCGCGTGGGGCAAGCTGGGCGGCTTGTCCGCCGAGGCCCTGCTTCTCGTCGCCGCCATGGGCACGATCCAGCTCGGCATCCCCTACGTTCTCTTCATTCGGGGCATTCGCGCCGTGCCGGCCACCGACGCGGCGCTCCTCACCCTGGCCGAGCCGATCCTCAACCCCGTGTGGGTGTGGCTGGCCGTGGGCGAGAGCCCGAGCGCGAGCACCCTCGTGGGCGGAGGGCTGATCCTCGTCGCGCTGCTCGTGCGCTTCGCCCACGTGGCCCCGCGCGATTCGCGCCGCGGAGTGTCTTGA
- a CDS encoding PD-(D/E)XK nuclease-like domain-containing protein encodes MTTPKKPDFLIRETDAEYREKAKTHLTSHQLADFRRCPLLFWQKVQGLVPDEDRPAYLLGRASHVLILEGRERFDAEYAVGGPINTRTGKPYGANTQAYADWAAAQGKPVLTDEQFALIVNMATGVRSHRLALDLLSDGIAEGVVRAEYCGVPCQARLDWFHPLHGIVDLKTCDDLTWFEADARRFQYAHQMAFYRAVLRVAAGGAFPVHFIAVEKKPPFRCGVWQVSEQALAICQLDNEAAVERLKQCKASDSWPTGYEEVRFFDYV; translated from the coding sequence GTGACCACGCCGAAGAAGCCTGACTTTCTCATCCGCGAGACCGACGCCGAATACCGCGAGAAGGCCAAGACGCATCTCACCTCGCATCAGCTCGCGGACTTCCGCCGGTGCCCGCTGCTCTTCTGGCAGAAGGTCCAGGGGCTCGTACCGGACGAGGACCGGCCCGCTTACCTTCTGGGCCGCGCGTCCCACGTGCTCATTCTCGAAGGGCGCGAGAGGTTCGACGCGGAGTACGCAGTCGGCGGGCCCATCAACACCCGCACCGGCAAGCCCTACGGCGCGAACACCCAGGCCTACGCCGACTGGGCGGCGGCGCAGGGCAAGCCCGTCCTGACCGACGAGCAGTTCGCCCTCATCGTCAATATGGCGACCGGCGTCCGGTCGCACCGGCTGGCACTCGACCTTCTGTCGGACGGCATCGCCGAAGGTGTGGTGCGCGCCGAATACTGCGGCGTGCCGTGCCAAGCGCGTCTCGACTGGTTTCACCCGCTCCACGGCATCGTGGACTTGAAAACGTGCGACGACCTCACGTGGTTCGAGGCCGACGCGCGGCGCTTCCAGTACGCGCACCAGATGGCGTTCTACCGCGCCGTCCTGCGCGTCGCCGCCGGAGGCGCGTTCCCGGTTCATTTCATCGCGGTCGAGAAGAAGCCGCCGTTCCGGTGCGGCGTGTGGCAGGTGTCGGAGCAGGCGCTTGCCATCTGCCAGCTCGATAACGAGGCGGCGGTCGAGCGGCTCAAACAGTGCAAAGCTTCGGACTCATGGCCCACGGGTTACGAGGAGGTCCGTTTCTTTGATTACGTCTGA